In a single window of the Photobacterium profundum SS9 genome:
- a CDS encoding IS4-like element ISPpr4 family transposase, giving the protein MTMTLFEQHQLPCILESRLSKRYQTLIMEHMTVNSSNAPGVESLRHHTQSWASTQATWRFYHNEDVTFPMLSGPMLGLARSGVKESQSRYVLMAHDWCHINFAKHHSKLDKTKMSHALDVGYELQASLLVDANTGAPIAPAGLNLLTSNGIYQCRSQELQPKQSHLDSLFDSIHWQEQLHLDKPLVHVVDREADSAKDLRRLGSVHWLTRTKKGSTFRHEGQFKTAEIISRTISPDLKGVISLRGKEGYLFVGETTVELHRKSEKLASAAPTCRFVMSLVTDDEGKELARWYLLSNVLDVDATEIATWYCHRWNIESWFKLLKSDGHQLEKWQQTTAESILKRLITASVATTLIFKLYSDSSDEANEFKGFLVKLSGRLTKRTKPVTQPSLLAGLWVFLQMCEVLDTYTMDEINAMRQIASSFFAQSV; this is encoded by the coding sequence TTGACGATGACTCTTTTTGAACAACATCAATTACCCTGTATCCTTGAATCAAGATTATCTAAGCGTTATCAGACCCTTATAATGGAACACATGACAGTTAATTCTAGCAATGCACCAGGTGTAGAATCTCTTCGCCACCACACACAATCATGGGCATCGACACAAGCAACATGGCGTTTTTATCATAATGAGGATGTGACTTTTCCTATGCTAAGTGGCCCGATGCTGGGACTTGCTCGTTCTGGTGTGAAAGAAAGTCAAAGTCGATATGTATTAATGGCTCATGATTGGTGCCATATCAATTTCGCTAAACATCATAGTAAGTTAGATAAAACTAAGATGTCACACGCTCTCGATGTTGGCTACGAACTGCAAGCGTCTTTATTGGTAGACGCAAATACTGGCGCACCCATTGCTCCAGCAGGTCTTAACTTACTGACAAGCAACGGTATTTATCAATGCCGAAGCCAAGAGTTACAACCCAAGCAAAGTCACCTAGATTCACTCTTTGACAGCATTCATTGGCAAGAACAATTACATTTAGACAAGCCCCTGGTGCATGTTGTTGATAGAGAAGCAGATTCAGCGAAAGACTTAAGACGTTTAGGCTCAGTTCACTGGCTAACTCGAACTAAAAAAGGCTCAACGTTCCGTCACGAAGGTCAGTTTAAAACGGCTGAAATCATCAGTCGAACAATCTCCCCAGACTTGAAAGGTGTTATTTCTCTTCGAGGTAAAGAGGGCTATTTGTTTGTTGGTGAAACGACTGTTGAGTTACACCGGAAATCAGAAAAGCTCGCGTCAGCGGCGCCCACCTGTCGCTTTGTTATGAGCCTGGTCACGGATGATGAAGGTAAAGAGCTAGCAAGATGGTATCTGCTGTCTAACGTGTTGGATGTTGATGCAACAGAGATCGCAACGTGGTATTGCCATCGCTGGAATATTGAATCTTGGTTTAAGTTATTGAAGTCAGATGGTCATCAGTTAGAAAAATGGCAGCAAACTACTGCGGAGTCAATATTAAAGCGTCTGATCACAGCCAGTGTTGCAACGACGTTGATATTTAAGCTTTATTCGGACAGCTCGGATGAAGCTAATGAATTTAAAGGTTTTTTGGTTAAGCTGAGTGGTCGTTTAACTAAGCGAACAAAGCCTGTCACTCAGCCATCACTGCTTGCGGGACTATGGGTTTTCCTACAAATGTGTGAAGTACTAGATACCTACACCATGGATGAGATAAACGCGATGAGGCAAATAGCCAGTTCGTTTTTTGCTCAATCTGTGTAG
- a CDS encoding ABC-ATPase domain-containing protein: MQLLEAKLHKIDRHNYRSYSSMRGEYTFVDFDFFIDTVQADPYAPASRVRARRKWALTDLAWLKDQSQDYQRAARDFIARQFADLSQQENGIQIDRPGQVILDRTAVVFDEEGIELRFRINLPADDRKIIAKKAMNLMTFTMPKIIRRSTIARELPIEEMKRHCEAVEDQVALRKQLEENNLLAFVADGSVLPRLAGNVDLPMANAIPFECPAELAIELDAPHKGKIRGMGVPKGITMIVGGGFHGKSTLLNAIESSVYDHIPGDGREYIVTDESATKIRAEDGRCVHNVDLSPYISNLPMGKDTAAFSTQDASGSTSQASWLQESLEAGAKALLIDEDTSASNFMIRDERMQALISKKDEPITPLVDRIALLRDQLDISVLLVMGGSGDYLDVADTVIQMHNYQALDVTAKAKEVIATHPTRRTSEGSEILPLPRTRQLNRAALKTMLEDGKFRIQVKNKTTLRFGRELIDLQALEQIADSSQLYTVGWLWFQLAQGKGWEKQPSKAFENMLNDDWFRTMPHYGDLAKPRAIDVMAVLNRMRKADFK; encoded by the coding sequence ATGCAATTACTCGAAGCCAAATTACACAAAATCGACCGCCATAATTACCGCAGCTATTCTAGTATGCGTGGTGAATACACTTTCGTTGACTTCGACTTTTTTATCGATACTGTTCAAGCCGACCCTTATGCGCCGGCTTCTCGTGTTCGTGCTCGCCGTAAATGGGCGCTAACTGATTTAGCATGGTTGAAGGATCAATCTCAAGATTACCAGCGTGCTGCACGTGATTTTATCGCACGTCAATTTGCCGATCTTTCACAACAAGAAAATGGCATTCAAATCGATCGTCCTGGTCAGGTTATTCTTGACCGTACCGCTGTCGTTTTTGACGAAGAAGGTATTGAGTTACGTTTCCGCATTAACTTGCCTGCAGACGACCGTAAAATAATTGCTAAAAAAGCGATGAATTTAATGACGTTCACCATGCCTAAAATTATCCGTCGTTCTACGATTGCTCGTGAACTTCCGATTGAAGAAATGAAGCGTCATTGTGAAGCAGTAGAAGATCAAGTCGCTTTACGTAAGCAGCTTGAAGAAAACAACCTATTAGCGTTCGTTGCTGATGGCAGTGTATTACCTCGCCTTGCTGGTAATGTTGATTTACCAATGGCAAATGCGATTCCTTTCGAATGCCCAGCTGAATTGGCAATCGAACTAGACGCTCCGCATAAAGGTAAAATTCGCGGCATGGGTGTACCAAAGGGTATCACCATGATTGTTGGTGGTGGTTTTCACGGTAAATCAACCCTTCTAAATGCTATCGAAAGCTCTGTTTACGATCACATTCCTGGCGATGGTCGTGAATACATTGTCACAGATGAATCTGCGACAAAAATTCGTGCAGAAGATGGGCGCTGTGTGCATAACGTCGACCTTTCTCCGTACATTAGTAATTTACCTATGGGTAAAGATACAGCAGCATTCAGTACACAAGATGCATCAGGTTCAACATCACAAGCATCATGGTTACAAGAATCACTTGAAGCGGGTGCTAAAGCATTGCTTATCGATGAAGATACCTCTGCATCGAACTTCATGATCCGTGATGAACGTATGCAGGCGTTAATTTCTAAGAAGGATGAGCCAATTACACCGCTTGTCGATCGCATTGCACTACTTCGTGATCAACTGGATATCTCTGTGTTATTAGTTATGGGCGGTTCTGGCGATTATTTGGATGTGGCTGATACAGTTATTCAAATGCATAATTACCAAGCACTTGATGTAACAGCGAAAGCAAAAGAAGTTATTGCTACGCACCCTACTCGTCGTACATCTGAAGGGTCTGAAATCTTACCACTTCCTCGTACACGTCAGCTAAATCGTGCCGCACTTAAAACCATGCTTGAAGACGGTAAATTCCGTATTCAGGTTAAAAACAAAACAACATTACGCTTTGGTCGTGAACTGATTGATCTGCAAGCGTTAGAGCAAATTGCCGATTCAAGCCAATTATATACTGTCGGTTGGTTATGGTTCCAACTTGCCCAAGGCAAAGGATGGGAAAAACAACCATCGAAAGCATTTGAAAACATGCTGAATGATGATTGGTTCCGCACTATGCCTCATTATGGTGATTTAGCGAAACCACGTGCTATCGACGTAATGGCTGTTTTAAACCGTATGCGTAAAGCCGATTTTAAGTAA
- a CDS encoding SecDF P1 head subdomain-containing protein, producing MQPIITIAANGESNGMLLGKSKAIPFLDWQLSAIKSYTVTFHQLSSDKQNCLNYTNENETLCFDSTPLLDTDALLYIRTKTEDPSVLEIKLTDNGANTLRSFTRENINQWMGVMIDGQLVNASIIRSEMGGDILMPLPKQAAAEE from the coding sequence TTGCAGCCCATTATCACGATAGCAGCCAATGGTGAATCGAATGGTATGTTATTGGGTAAATCAAAAGCGATACCTTTTCTGGATTGGCAACTGAGTGCGATCAAATCATACACTGTTACTTTTCATCAGCTTTCTAGCGATAAACAAAACTGCCTTAATTACACCAACGAAAATGAAACACTGTGCTTTGACTCGACGCCCTTACTGGATACAGATGCTTTGTTGTATATTCGCACTAAAACAGAAGACCCATCGGTATTAGAAATTAAGCTTACAGATAACGGCGCCAATACATTGCGCAGCTTCACACGTGAAAATATTAACCAATGGATGGGTGTGATGATCGATGGACAACTTGTAAACGCGAGTATCATTCGTTCTGAAATGGGGGGGGATATTTTGATGCCATTACCCAAACAAGCTGCTGCTGAGGAATAA
- a CDS encoding GNAT family N-acetyltransferase — translation MLNLCRYLWLEAGYQAEVSYQIAGNVLTLDHSHVPDALRGKGYASIMMEAVLKGIEQEGYTIIPTCSYVAHYMNRHKEWQHLLSPNQ, via the coding sequence TTGCTCAATCTGTGTAGATACCTATGGTTAGAGGCGGGTTATCAAGCTGAAGTCAGTTATCAAATCGCAGGTAATGTGCTCACGTTAGATCATTCTCATGTGCCAGATGCATTGCGTGGAAAAGGGTACGCCAGCATTATGATGGAGGCTGTACTAAAAGGGATAGAGCAAGAGGGTTATACAATAATTCCAACGTGCAGTTATGTTGCCCACTACATGAACCGTCATAAAGAATGGCAACATTTACTGTCGCCTAATCAATGA
- a CDS encoding IS4-like element ISPpr4 family transposase: MTMTLFEQHQLPCILESRLSKRYQTLIMEHMTVNSSNAPGVKSLRHHTQSWASTQATWRFYHNEDVTFPMLSGPMLGLARSGVKESQSRYVLMAHDWCHINFAKHHSKLDKTKMSHALDVGYELQASLLVDANTGAPIAPAGLNLLTSNGIYQCRSQELQPKQSHLDSLFDSIHWQEQLHLDKPLVHVVDREADSAKDLRRLGSVHWLTRTKKGSTFRHEGQFKTAEIISRTISPDLKGVISLRGKEGYLFVGETTVELHRKSEKLASAAPTCRFVMSLVTDDEGKELARWYLLSNVLDVDATEIATWYCHRWNIESWFKLLKSDGHQLEKWQQTTAESILKRLITASVATTLIFKLYSDSSDEANEFKGFLVKLSGRLTKRTKPVTQPSLLAGLWVFLQMCEVLDTYTMDEINAMRQIASSFFAQSV, translated from the coding sequence TTGACGATGACTCTTTTTGAACAACATCAATTACCCTGTATCCTTGAATCAAGATTATCTAAGCGTTATCAGACCCTTATAATGGAACACATGACAGTTAATTCTAGCAATGCACCAGGTGTAAAATCTCTTCGCCACCACACACAATCATGGGCATCGACACAAGCAACATGGCGTTTTTATCATAATGAGGATGTGACTTTTCCTATGCTAAGTGGCCCGATGCTGGGTCTTGCTCGTTCTGGTGTGAAAGAAAGTCAAAGTCGATATGTATTAATGGCTCATGATTGGTGCCATATCAATTTCGCTAAACATCATAGTAAGTTAGATAAAACTAAGATGTCACACGCTCTCGATGTTGGCTACGAACTGCAAGCGTCTTTATTGGTAGACGCAAATACCGGCGCACCCATTGCTCCAGCAGGTCTTAACTTACTGACAAGCAACGGTATTTATCAATGCCGAAGCCAAGAGTTACAACCCAAGCAAAGTCACCTAGATTCACTCTTTGACAGCATTCATTGGCAAGAACAATTACATTTAGACAAGCCCCTGGTGCATGTTGTTGATAGAGAAGCAGATTCAGCGAAAGACTTAAGACGTTTAGGCTCAGTTCACTGGCTAACTCGAACTAAAAAAGGCTCAACGTTCCGTCACGAAGGTCAGTTTAAAACGGCTGAAATCATCAGTCGAACAATCTCCCCAGACTTGAAAGGTGTTATTTCTCTTCGAGGTAAAGAGGGCTATTTGTTTGTTGGTGAAACGACTGTTGAGTTACACCGGAAATCAGAAAAGCTCGCGTCAGCGGCGCCCACCTGTCGCTTTGTTATGAGCCTGGTCACGGATGATGAAGGTAAAGAGCTAGCAAGATGGTATCTGCTGTCTAACGTGTTGGATGTTGATGCAACAGAGATTGCAACGTGGTATTGCCATCGCTGGAATATTGAATCTTGGTTTAAGTTATTGAAGTCAGATGGTCATCAGTTAGAAAAATGGCAGCAAACTACTGCGGAGTCAATATTAAAGCGTCTGATCACAGCCAGTGTTGCAACGACGTTGATATTTAAGCTTTATTCGGACAGCTCGGATGAAGCTAATGAATTTAAAGGTTTTTTGGTTAAGCTGAGTGGTCGTTTAACTAAGCGAACAAAGCCTGTCACTCAGCCATCACTGCTTGCGGGACTATGGGTTTTCCTACAAATGTGTGAAGTACTAGATACCTACACCATGGATGAGATAAACGCGATGAGGCAAATAGCCAGTTCGTTTTTTGCTCAATCTGTGTAG
- the trxC gene encoding thioredoxin TrxC → MNKHLYPAMASVMEVEMKLITVDCPHCNKANAISPKSLSNTVSCEYCRKPLLDGKPVEANTQNFDKLVLSPKPVVVAFWGPNCSPCNTFKPIFEKVASERQSQLRFLRVNSVQNKAIATKYRVRGVPTVMVFKKGRQQAVLNTGLRKKEFSQWLDDVLQS, encoded by the coding sequence ATGAATAAGCACTTATACCCAGCGATGGCGAGTGTGATGGAAGTAGAAATGAAGTTAATTACTGTTGATTGCCCACATTGTAATAAAGCTAATGCGATCTCACCGAAATCACTGTCTAATACGGTCTCTTGTGAATACTGCCGAAAACCGTTACTTGATGGAAAACCCGTTGAGGCCAATACGCAAAATTTTGACAAATTGGTTTTAAGCCCAAAGCCTGTCGTCGTCGCATTTTGGGGGCCTAATTGTTCGCCGTGTAATACATTCAAACCAATCTTTGAAAAAGTAGCCTCTGAACGTCAGTCACAACTACGTTTCTTACGTGTTAATAGTGTACAAAATAAAGCGATTGCGACTAAGTATAGAGTTCGCGGTGTACCTACCGTTATGGTGTTTAAAAAGGGTAGGCAGCAAGCAGTATTGAATACGGGATTAAGAAAGAAAGAGTTCAGCCAATGGCTAGACGATGTATTACAGTCGTAA
- a CDS encoding cation diffusion facilitator family transporter — MTISRKISKERMALKLSLAGTVLVASLGIGYGLYVDSNAILLDGMFSLLSMGMTGLSLYTAYLVTKPDDKQFQFGYAHIEPLINVINGLLILITCLFAFISGVNTIIDGGHEIVLEHALIYAVLSTICCFGIYFVETSIAKSVDSELVKVDSQEWLVDGILSAAILVGFILVLIFDSMGYTRWNAYIDPILVSTLSIAASILPIKVLRRNLKEVLLVAPQNKAQRHVDRTIERLSKAYRFDGYTHHLAKTGRQYDLEINILVKDDSLWTTKRQDHIRQIIWDELSDDLGETWLSVSFTGQERWL; from the coding sequence ATGACGATTAGTCGTAAAATTAGTAAAGAGCGAATGGCATTAAAGTTATCTTTAGCTGGCACTGTTTTAGTGGCAAGCTTAGGTATTGGCTACGGACTTTATGTTGATTCAAACGCCATTTTACTCGATGGTATGTTTTCACTGTTAAGTATGGGGATGACTGGGTTAAGTCTTTATACTGCATATCTAGTAACAAAACCTGATGATAAACAATTTCAATTTGGTTATGCCCATATAGAGCCACTGATTAATGTAATTAATGGCTTACTTATCTTAATTACTTGTCTATTTGCATTTATAAGTGGTGTAAATACCATTATTGATGGTGGGCATGAAATTGTCTTAGAACATGCATTGATATATGCGGTGCTTTCTACAATATGCTGCTTTGGTATTTATTTTGTTGAAACATCTATCGCTAAAAGTGTCGATTCTGAACTCGTTAAAGTTGACTCTCAAGAATGGTTAGTTGATGGGATTTTGAGTGCAGCCATTTTGGTGGGTTTTATTTTAGTGCTCATATTCGATTCTATGGGGTATACCCGCTGGAACGCTTATATCGATCCGATCTTGGTTTCAACTCTTTCTATCGCTGCTTCAATATTACCGATTAAAGTGTTACGTCGTAACTTAAAAGAGGTGCTATTAGTCGCACCACAAAACAAAGCACAACGTCATGTAGATCGTACAATAGAAAGGCTCTCAAAAGCATACCGTTTTGATGGATACACACACCACCTTGCTAAGACGGGTCGTCAATATGACCTTGAGATTAATATCTTAGTGAAAGATGACTCATTATGGACGACAAAGCGGCAAGACCATATACGTCAGATCATCTGGGATGAGTTATCAGATGATTTGGGCGAAACATGGTTATCAGTCAGTTTTACAGGTCAAGAGCGCTGGTTGTGA
- a CDS encoding IS1595-like element ISPpr6 family transposase: MRAKTFTYRLKYITQLLLDMTPAQREQVKLNIQSIQPEITVGDIIQPIFDISPQCPHCHSLHFNKWGKSGSVQRYRCKECAKTFNIKTKTPLAKLHKCDLWLQYAECMELKLPLRQAAKICNINLKTAFLWRHRFLEAQSEQYKDKLSGIIEVDEFFLAYSEKGTKKLNGDRVARKRGGEVDKRKRGEQVAVLLSIDRSKHMIDGVLADDTASEISSHLEPYIVKDSILCSDGAWAYVSIAEETNCDHKRLISNENRVQDKIYHIQTVNGAIAHFKGWIDIKMRGVATKYLPHYLAWFRESYAGLNFQQMLVAAYR; encoded by the coding sequence ATGAGAGCTAAAACATTCACATATCGCTTGAAGTATATTACTCAACTACTTTTAGACATGACTCCGGCTCAAAGAGAGCAAGTTAAGCTGAACATTCAATCTATTCAGCCAGAAATAACTGTCGGTGACATTATTCAGCCTATTTTTGATATTTCACCTCAATGTCCACACTGTCATTCACTTCATTTTAATAAATGGGGTAAATCTGGTTCAGTGCAGCGTTATCGCTGCAAAGAGTGCGCTAAAACATTCAATATAAAAACAAAAACGCCATTAGCAAAATTACATAAATGTGATCTTTGGCTGCAATATGCAGAATGTATGGAGCTGAAATTACCATTACGTCAAGCTGCCAAGATTTGTAATATTAATCTTAAAACAGCATTTTTATGGCGACATCGTTTTCTTGAAGCTCAATCAGAGCAATATAAAGATAAATTATCTGGGATCATTGAGGTTGACGAATTTTTTCTGGCCTACTCTGAAAAAGGCACAAAAAAGTTGAATGGAGATAGGGTTGCAAGGAAACGCGGGGGCGAAGTAGACAAAAGAAAACGAGGTGAACAGGTCGCAGTGCTTTTGTCGATAGACCGTAGTAAGCACATGATTGATGGTGTTTTAGCGGATGATACAGCCTCTGAAATCAGTTCGCATTTAGAACCATATATAGTCAAAGATTCTATCTTGTGCAGTGATGGCGCTTGGGCATACGTCAGCATAGCTGAAGAAACAAATTGTGACCATAAAAGGCTGATAAGTAATGAAAATAGAGTGCAAGATAAGATTTATCATATTCAGACAGTGAATGGTGCTATAGCACATTTTAAAGGTTGGATAGATATAAAAATGCGAGGCGTCGCAACGAAGTATTTACCCCATTATCTCGCTTGGTTTAGAGAAAGCTATGCAGGTCTTAATTTTCAGCAAATGTTAGTAGCGGCATACCGATGA
- a CDS encoding EAL domain-containing protein translates to MEFLSLSLVIGLAFLFSLSASFFSRVQLSYVISSDSKDLLNTYMLRIDNYHPIMKGISDNFQFNCKALDETKIQQVAYNDYFIRRITLTTNDGEQCTSFKGASAESKLLPLIDQLSTNLSLWVTSELGDQENLLVVEWKDKRGSMLVHMEPLISDILKNKYCDNCVLSSITSTDHPAASFWRGDASLLEVKPLMSSEFANNLRIDTFVKPELLAKYKEALWLPLFLLGGGIGVLFIAMHRLFDQRRMSLHSMVEQGLVNKEFIPYYQPIVNVTSQSLYGCEMLARWKRPGQELISPMEFIPYVEKSGQILPITEQLIKKAIDEIGKLNWQNTKQIISINVVPEQLESIEIIDRSLDLLRSSKLEATQLAFEVTERKPFNNLTMAFDVIEYLRDKGIDVKLDDAGTGYGGFSYIQELNIRSIKIDKMFVENIGTSDIKLSLLDSIIAFGKQAGMEMIAEGVETKEQSEYLAEQGVYLQQGYYFGRPMVFRDFAYFCKGIAPNLPLAEEEEELRVG, encoded by the coding sequence ATGGAATTTTTATCACTCTCTCTCGTGATAGGGTTAGCTTTTCTCTTCTCGTTATCTGCAAGCTTCTTTTCTCGTGTACAACTTTCTTATGTGATCAGCTCTGATTCTAAAGATCTTCTTAATACATATATGCTTCGAATTGATAATTATCATCCCATTATGAAAGGCATTTCTGATAATTTTCAATTTAATTGTAAAGCTTTAGATGAAACTAAAATTCAACAAGTTGCTTACAATGATTACTTTATTCGCCGTATTACATTAACAACAAATGATGGCGAGCAGTGTACAAGTTTTAAAGGGGCAAGTGCAGAAAGTAAACTGTTACCATTAATTGATCAGCTGAGTACAAATCTTTCTTTGTGGGTAACCTCTGAATTAGGTGATCAGGAAAACCTACTGGTTGTAGAGTGGAAAGATAAACGAGGCTCAATGCTGGTCCATATGGAACCGTTGATTTCCGATATATTGAAAAATAAATATTGTGATAATTGTGTACTAAGTTCAATAACTTCAACTGATCATCCGGCGGCATCGTTTTGGCGTGGTGACGCTTCTTTATTAGAAGTAAAGCCATTAATGAGCTCTGAGTTTGCGAATAATCTTCGTATTGATACTTTTGTAAAGCCTGAATTATTAGCAAAATATAAAGAAGCATTATGGTTACCTTTATTTTTATTGGGGGGCGGTATTGGTGTTCTATTTATTGCGATGCATCGACTATTTGATCAACGAAGAATGTCACTACATTCAATGGTTGAGCAAGGTTTAGTCAATAAAGAGTTTATTCCTTACTATCAACCTATTGTGAATGTAACGAGCCAATCCTTGTATGGTTGCGAAATGCTTGCTCGTTGGAAACGACCGGGGCAAGAATTGATTTCCCCCATGGAATTCATTCCATACGTAGAAAAAAGTGGTCAAATATTGCCCATAACAGAACAATTAATTAAAAAAGCAATTGATGAAATTGGTAAGCTGAATTGGCAAAACACAAAGCAGATTATTAGTATCAATGTGGTACCTGAACAATTAGAAAGTATTGAAATTATTGATCGTTCACTCGATTTATTAAGATCCTCCAAATTAGAGGCGACACAGTTAGCTTTTGAAGTGACCGAGCGTAAGCCGTTTAACAATTTAACAATGGCATTTGATGTCATCGAATACCTAAGAGATAAAGGTATTGATGTGAAGTTGGATGATGCCGGTACGGGTTATGGTGGGTTCAGTTATATACAAGAGCTAAATATTAGAAGTATTAAAATTGATAAAATGTTTGTTGAAAACATAGGCACGTCAGATATCAAATTATCTCTATTGGATTCGATTATTGCATTTGGTAAACAAGCCGGAATGGAAATGATTGCCGAAGGTGTTGAAACAAAAGAGCAATCTGAATATTTAGCTGAACAAGGTGTGTATTTACAACAAGGTTACTACTTTGGGCGACCGATGGTATTTCGCGATTTTGCTTATTTCTGTAAAGGGATTGCTCCAAACCTCCCATTAGCAGAAGAAGAAGAAGAACTACGCGTGGGGTAA
- the nagZ gene encoding beta-N-acetylhexosaminidase: protein MGPLMLDVLGYELNAEEREIIQHPTVGGIIFFARNYHDRAQLRALTKDIRKTAAKPLLIAVDQEGGRVQRFREEFTQLPPARAFEQHNNGIELAKKGGWLMAAELLAMDIDLSLAPVLDLGFDCKAIGDRAFSDDPKKIIKYASQFIKGMKQAGMATTGKHFPGHGGVIADSHLETPFDSRENIKEHDMIVFKYLIENNLLDAMMPAHVVFDAYDDKPASGSDYWLKQVLRQDLHFKGVIFSDDLNMKGADVMGSYSERAIAAQQAGCDMVMLCNNREGAIQALDGLPQVNVPILDTLLKRPTGEYQELIKTSMWKETEKEISRLSLEWREKHS from the coding sequence ATGGGTCCATTAATGCTTGACGTATTAGGTTATGAACTTAATGCAGAAGAACGTGAAATAATCCAACACCCAACAGTGGGAGGAATCATCTTCTTCGCCCGCAACTATCACGATCGTGCTCAACTACGTGCTCTCACCAAAGACATTCGTAAAACGGCTGCTAAGCCCCTTCTTATTGCCGTTGATCAAGAAGGCGGACGAGTACAACGTTTTCGTGAAGAATTCACACAACTGCCTCCTGCTCGTGCATTCGAACAACACAACAATGGCATTGAGCTCGCTAAAAAAGGGGGATGGTTAATGGCTGCAGAATTGCTGGCTATGGATATCGACCTAAGCCTTGCCCCTGTATTGGATCTTGGCTTTGATTGTAAAGCAATCGGTGATCGTGCTTTTTCTGACGACCCAAAGAAAATCATCAAATATGCCAGCCAGTTTATTAAAGGCATGAAACAAGCTGGTATGGCAACAACGGGGAAGCATTTCCCAGGTCATGGTGGTGTTATTGCAGATTCTCATCTCGAAACACCGTTTGACTCAAGAGAGAACATTAAAGAGCACGATATGATCGTGTTTAAATACCTTATAGAAAATAACTTATTAGATGCAATGATGCCAGCACACGTTGTATTCGATGCCTATGATGATAAACCAGCAAGTGGTTCTGATTATTGGCTAAAACAAGTACTACGCCAAGATTTACATTTTAAAGGTGTCATATTTTCTGACGATCTTAATATGAAAGGTGCTGATGTTATGGGCAGTTATAGCGAGCGAGCTATAGCCGCTCAGCAAGCTGGTTGTGACATGGTTATGCTATGCAATAACCGAGAGGGTGCCATTCAGGCTTTAGATGGCCTACCCCAAGTAAATGTACCCATTCTGGATACGCTGTTAAAACGACCAACGGGTGAATATCAAGAGCTTATTAAAACAAGCATGTGGAAAGAAACTGAAAAAGAAATAAGTCGTTTAAGTTTAGAATGGCGTGAAAAACACAGCTAA
- a CDS encoding DUF1097 domain-containing protein: protein MTVLVAIALTTGILSGIWGWVAISLGLLSWAGFLGCTTYFASPKDGVKGLGLSIVTNLSGVFWAMVIIHLSSMFSLEIIGYVVTAVVAFMMCVQAKKSWLNFIPGTFIGSCATFASNGDWQLVIPSLILGALFGYTMKTSGLWLHAKLQQPNSNLTAAKAK, encoded by the coding sequence ATGACGGTATTAGTAGCGATTGCATTAACAACAGGTATTTTGTCAGGTATCTGGGGCTGGGTTGCCATTTCACTCGGTTTGCTAAGCTGGGCAGGGTTTTTAGGCTGTACTACTTACTTTGCATCACCGAAAGATGGCGTGAAAGGCTTAGGGCTAAGTATTGTTACTAATCTGAGTGGTGTGTTTTGGGCAATGGTGATAATCCATCTCTCAAGTATGTTTAGCCTTGAAATTATTGGTTACGTTGTAACAGCTGTTGTTGCATTCATGATGTGTGTTCAGGCTAAAAAATCATGGTTAAATTTTATTCCTGGTACTTTTATTGGTTCTTGCGCAACATTCGCATCAAACGGTGATTGGCAGTTAGTTATTCCATCATTAATTTTGGGCGCTTTATTTGGTTATACCATGAAAACATCAGGGTTATGGTTACATGCGAAATTACAACAACCAAATTCCAATCTAACGGCAGCGAAAGCCAAGTAG